The genomic segment AGCTAACCATCTCAGTGAAATTGAAGGAGAAATAAGGTCTTATCATAGCTTTTGATAAACCAATCCATGGATTGCCCTGAAATCAATCTTTAGATGGTTCGAAAAATTTCTTTATGAAGTGAAAAATTAGCTTTTTGCAGTAAGATCATAAATTTAATCAAAATTCCTCTTAGATTTTCTTTTGTAATACCAAAATTTCTACAGAATCATCTAAACTATCCTTATATCTCGATACTTCGATAAATCCGTGTTTTTTATAAAATTGACGTGTCCTATGAAATTGCGGATAATCAGAATTTTCTGCAAGAGTATTTACTTCAATTACTTCAATATTTTTTGATTTTAAGTAATTTTCAACTACTTTCAAAAGCTTTTTCCCAATTCCTCTATTTTGAAATTCTGGATGGACAGCCATCCATGAAATCTTCCCATTATGATAATTTGATCTTCCTACTAAAAACGAGATAAATCCTACAAATTTATCATTTACAGTAGCAACATAACCATCATGTCTGCTGATATTATTCCTAACTGCCTCTAATGTCGGCTTAGAAAAATATTGAGGAAGTAATTCCAGTAACTTAATAATGTCTTGAGTATCTTTCTCTTCCTTCTTTCGTATTTCGATAGATATCCGATTATTCATAAAGCACTCACCCTTTTTTAGCCAAATTATTCCAAAGGCGCCACACTAGCAACAGGCATTCCCTTAAAAACATAAGACGCTGGACGCACCATAATAGCAACACCATCTACCGGCGCCAAAATATCCTTTTCACCTATACGCCCTAAAAGATCACCGTTTTTAATTTCATCGCCTGGCTTAACAGCAGGAATAAAAACACCATCCAGATCAGTTTTAACGGGCTGTAACTTACCATAAAAAGTAGGTTCTGGTTTGACATTTTTTCCTTTAATCATACCTAAATGACGCAATAAATTAATAAGTGATTGATAACATTCCTCTGCAGCTTCCAGGTTGATGACCCCATCTTCTCCTCCACCGGGCAGTTCGATAATAACCGCTGGAATACCTTTTTTACAGGCCTCAACAAAGAGTTGACCATTGGCACCCCAACTCTCAATAACACGTGGAATAGATAACATACCCGC from the Anoxybacter fermentans genome contains:
- a CDS encoding GNAT family N-acetyltransferase: MNNRISIEIRKKEEKDTQDIIKLLELLPQYFSKPTLEAVRNNISRHDGYVATVNDKFVGFISFLVGRSNYHNGKISWMAVHPEFQNRGIGKKLLKVVENYLKSKNIEVIEVNTLAENSDYPQFHRTRQFYKKHGFIEVSRYKDSLDDSVEILVLQKKI
- a CDS encoding succinylglutamate desuccinylase/aspartoacylase family protein; amino-acid sequence: MKKSTYTRIVDDFVKVELTFHVFGEGTPQVFFTGGIHGGEATGIYVAHKVISFLEENQLLKGSVKVLPISNPTAFRRLKRTSPYDEQDLNRIFPGSRDSGPSQAVANMIWEEAQNVDYIVDLHCCGLWGSSYTLALWQEYDFAKELAGMLSIPRVIESWGANGQLFVEACKKGIPAVIIELPGGGEDGVINLEAAEECYQSLINLLRHLGMIKGKNVKPEPTFYGKLQPVKTDLDGVFIPAVKPGDEIKNGDLLGRIGEKDILAPVDGVAIMVRPASYVFKGMPVASVAPLE